One window from the genome of Ovis canadensis isolate MfBH-ARS-UI-01 breed Bighorn chromosome 21, ARS-UI_OviCan_v2, whole genome shotgun sequence encodes:
- the ATL3 gene encoding atlastin-3 isoform X3 → MESGKPGPVQVVLVQKDQHSFELEEKALASILLQDHIRELDVVVVSVAGAFRKGKSFFLDFMLRYLYFQKEGGHSNWLGDPEEPLTGFSWRGGSDPETTGIQIWSEVFTVEKPGGKKVAVVLMDTQGAFDSQSTVKDCATIFALSTMTSSVQIYNLSQNIQEDDLQQLQLFTEYGRLAMDEIFQKPFQTLMFLVRDWSFPYEYNYGLQGGMSFLEKRLQVKEHQHEEIQNVRNHIHSCFSSVSCFLLPHPGLQVATSPDFDGKLKDIASEFKEQLQTLILHVLNPANLMEKEINGSKVTCRGLLEYFKAYIKIYQGEDLPHPKSMLQATAEANNLAAAASAKDVYYNNMEEVCGGDKPYLSPDILEEKHCEFKQLALDHFKKTKKMGGKDFSLRYQQELEEEIKELYENFCKHNSSKNVFSTFRTPAVLFTGIVALYIASGLTGFIGLEVVAQLFNCMVGLLLIALLTWGYIRYSGQYRELGGAIDSGAAYVLEQATSHIGNSTQAAARDAAAGRPPSDKKAQ, encoded by the exons ATGGAGAGTGGAAAGCCTGGTCCAGTGCAGGTTGTTTTGGTTCAGAAAGACCAACATTCCTTTGAGCTAGAAGAGAAAGCCTTGGCCAGCATCCTCTTACAGGACCACATCCGAGAGCTTGACGTGGTGGTGGTGTCAGTGGCTGGTGCCTTCCGAAAGGGCAAGTCCTTCTTTCTGGACTTCATGCTACGATACTTATATTTCCAG AAGGAAGGTGGCCATTCAAACTGGTTAGGTGACCCAGAAGAACCGTTGACAGGGTTTTCATGGCGAGGGGGCTCTGACCCAGAAACCACCGGAATTCAGATCTGGAGTGAGGTTTTCACTGTGGAGAAGCCAGGTGGAAAGAAG gTGGCAGTTGTTCTGATGGATACCCAGGGGGCATTTGACAGCCAGTCCACTGTGAAAGACTGTGCTACCATCTTCGCTCTGAGCACCATGACTAGCTCTGTTCAG atttATAATTTGTCCCAGAACATTCAAGAAGATGACCTTCAACAGCTGCAG ctcttcACAGAATATGGTCGTCTGGCAATGGATGAAATTTTCCAAAAACCCTTCCAG ACACTGATGTTCCTGGTTCGAGACTGGAGTTTCCCTTATGAATACAACTATGGATTACAGGGAGGAATGTCATTTTTGGAAAAGCGTCTACAG GTAAAAGAGCATCAGCATGAAGAAATTCAGAATGTCCGGAATCACATCCATTCCTGTTTCTCCAGCGTCTCCTGTTTTCTGCTACCACATCCGGGACTCCAGGTGGCCACAAGCCCTGACTTTGATGGCAAATTGAAAG ACATTGCCAGTGAATTCAAAGAACAGTTACAGACACTGATACTGCATGTATTAAACCCAGCCAACTTAATGGAAAAGGAGATCAATGGCTCAAAAGTCACCTGTCGGGGACTGCTGGAGTATTTTAAG GCATATATTAAAATTTACCAAGGAGAAGATCTCCCTCACCCCAAATCCATGCTTCAG GCCACTGCTGAAGCCAACAATTTAGCAGCTGCAGCCTCTGCCAAAGATGTTTATTACAACAACATGGAAGAG GTTTGTGGGGGAGACAAGCCTTATCTGTCTCCAGACATTCTAGAGGAGAAGCACTGTGAATTCAAACAGCTTGCTCTGGACCATTTTAAGAAGACGAAAAAGATGGGTGGGAAGGATTTCAGCCTTCGTTACcagcaggagctggaggaggagatCAAGGAACTCTATGAGAACTTCTGCAAGCACAACAGTAGCAAGAACGTCTTCAGCACCTTCCGGACCCCCGCAGTGCTCTTCACGGGCATCGTGGCTCTGTACATCGCCTCCGGCCTCACTGGCTTCATTGGTCTTGAGGTGGTGGCCCAGCTGTTCAACTGTATGGTTGGACTGCTGTTAATAGCGCTTCTCACCTGGGGGTACATCAGGTACTCTGGTCAGTATCGTGAGCTGGGCGGTGCTATTGATTCTGGTGCAGCGTATGTATTAGAGCAG GCCACCTCTCACATCGGTAATTCCACTCAGGCTGCTGCAAGGGATGCAGCTGCTGGGAGACCACCCTCGGATAAAAAAGCTCAGTAG
- the ATL3 gene encoding atlastin-3 isoform X1 encodes MSFSSVTQSCLTLRRHELQHARPPCPSPTPGVHSNSCPSSDAMESGKPGPVQVVLVQKDQHSFELEEKALASILLQDHIRELDVVVVSVAGAFRKGKSFFLDFMLRYLYFQKEGGHSNWLGDPEEPLTGFSWRGGSDPETTGIQIWSEVFTVEKPGGKKVAVVLMDTQGAFDSQSTVKDCATIFALSTMTSSVQIYNLSQNIQEDDLQQLQLFTEYGRLAMDEIFQKPFQTLMFLVRDWSFPYEYNYGLQGGMSFLEKRLQVKEHQHEEIQNVRNHIHSCFSSVSCFLLPHPGLQVATSPDFDGKLKDIASEFKEQLQTLILHVLNPANLMEKEINGSKVTCRGLLEYFKAYIKIYQGEDLPHPKSMLQATAEANNLAAAASAKDVYYNNMEEVCGGDKPYLSPDILEEKHCEFKQLALDHFKKTKKMGGKDFSLRYQQELEEEIKELYENFCKHNSSKNVFSTFRTPAVLFTGIVALYIASGLTGFIGLEVVAQLFNCMVGLLLIALLTWGYIRYSGQYRELGGAIDSGAAYVLEQATSHIGNSTQAAARDAAAGRPPSDKKAQ; translated from the exons GTGATGCTATGGAGAGTGGAAAGCCTGGTCCAGTGCAGGTTGTTTTGGTTCAGAAAGACCAACATTCCTTTGAGCTAGAAGAGAAAGCCTTGGCCAGCATCCTCTTACAGGACCACATCCGAGAGCTTGACGTGGTGGTGGTGTCAGTGGCTGGTGCCTTCCGAAAGGGCAAGTCCTTCTTTCTGGACTTCATGCTACGATACTTATATTTCCAG AAGGAAGGTGGCCATTCAAACTGGTTAGGTGACCCAGAAGAACCGTTGACAGGGTTTTCATGGCGAGGGGGCTCTGACCCAGAAACCACCGGAATTCAGATCTGGAGTGAGGTTTTCACTGTGGAGAAGCCAGGTGGAAAGAAG gTGGCAGTTGTTCTGATGGATACCCAGGGGGCATTTGACAGCCAGTCCACTGTGAAAGACTGTGCTACCATCTTCGCTCTGAGCACCATGACTAGCTCTGTTCAG atttATAATTTGTCCCAGAACATTCAAGAAGATGACCTTCAACAGCTGCAG ctcttcACAGAATATGGTCGTCTGGCAATGGATGAAATTTTCCAAAAACCCTTCCAG ACACTGATGTTCCTGGTTCGAGACTGGAGTTTCCCTTATGAATACAACTATGGATTACAGGGAGGAATGTCATTTTTGGAAAAGCGTCTACAG GTAAAAGAGCATCAGCATGAAGAAATTCAGAATGTCCGGAATCACATCCATTCCTGTTTCTCCAGCGTCTCCTGTTTTCTGCTACCACATCCGGGACTCCAGGTGGCCACAAGCCCTGACTTTGATGGCAAATTGAAAG ACATTGCCAGTGAATTCAAAGAACAGTTACAGACACTGATACTGCATGTATTAAACCCAGCCAACTTAATGGAAAAGGAGATCAATGGCTCAAAAGTCACCTGTCGGGGACTGCTGGAGTATTTTAAG GCATATATTAAAATTTACCAAGGAGAAGATCTCCCTCACCCCAAATCCATGCTTCAG GCCACTGCTGAAGCCAACAATTTAGCAGCTGCAGCCTCTGCCAAAGATGTTTATTACAACAACATGGAAGAG GTTTGTGGGGGAGACAAGCCTTATCTGTCTCCAGACATTCTAGAGGAGAAGCACTGTGAATTCAAACAGCTTGCTCTGGACCATTTTAAGAAGACGAAAAAGATGGGTGGGAAGGATTTCAGCCTTCGTTACcagcaggagctggaggaggagatCAAGGAACTCTATGAGAACTTCTGCAAGCACAACAGTAGCAAGAACGTCTTCAGCACCTTCCGGACCCCCGCAGTGCTCTTCACGGGCATCGTGGCTCTGTACATCGCCTCCGGCCTCACTGGCTTCATTGGTCTTGAGGTGGTGGCCCAGCTGTTCAACTGTATGGTTGGACTGCTGTTAATAGCGCTTCTCACCTGGGGGTACATCAGGTACTCTGGTCAGTATCGTGAGCTGGGCGGTGCTATTGATTCTGGTGCAGCGTATGTATTAGAGCAG GCCACCTCTCACATCGGTAATTCCACTCAGGCTGCTGCAAGGGATGCAGCTGCTGGGAGACCACCCTCGGATAAAAAAGCTCAGTAG
- the ATL3 gene encoding atlastin-3 isoform X2, which produces MLSPQRAAASGGAGDAMESGKPGPVQVVLVQKDQHSFELEEKALASILLQDHIRELDVVVVSVAGAFRKGKSFFLDFMLRYLYFQKEGGHSNWLGDPEEPLTGFSWRGGSDPETTGIQIWSEVFTVEKPGGKKVAVVLMDTQGAFDSQSTVKDCATIFALSTMTSSVQIYNLSQNIQEDDLQQLQLFTEYGRLAMDEIFQKPFQTLMFLVRDWSFPYEYNYGLQGGMSFLEKRLQVKEHQHEEIQNVRNHIHSCFSSVSCFLLPHPGLQVATSPDFDGKLKDIASEFKEQLQTLILHVLNPANLMEKEINGSKVTCRGLLEYFKAYIKIYQGEDLPHPKSMLQATAEANNLAAAASAKDVYYNNMEEVCGGDKPYLSPDILEEKHCEFKQLALDHFKKTKKMGGKDFSLRYQQELEEEIKELYENFCKHNSSKNVFSTFRTPAVLFTGIVALYIASGLTGFIGLEVVAQLFNCMVGLLLIALLTWGYIRYSGQYRELGGAIDSGAAYVLEQATSHIGNSTQAAARDAAAGRPPSDKKAQ; this is translated from the exons GTGATGCTATGGAGAGTGGAAAGCCTGGTCCAGTGCAGGTTGTTTTGGTTCAGAAAGACCAACATTCCTTTGAGCTAGAAGAGAAAGCCTTGGCCAGCATCCTCTTACAGGACCACATCCGAGAGCTTGACGTGGTGGTGGTGTCAGTGGCTGGTGCCTTCCGAAAGGGCAAGTCCTTCTTTCTGGACTTCATGCTACGATACTTATATTTCCAG AAGGAAGGTGGCCATTCAAACTGGTTAGGTGACCCAGAAGAACCGTTGACAGGGTTTTCATGGCGAGGGGGCTCTGACCCAGAAACCACCGGAATTCAGATCTGGAGTGAGGTTTTCACTGTGGAGAAGCCAGGTGGAAAGAAG gTGGCAGTTGTTCTGATGGATACCCAGGGGGCATTTGACAGCCAGTCCACTGTGAAAGACTGTGCTACCATCTTCGCTCTGAGCACCATGACTAGCTCTGTTCAG atttATAATTTGTCCCAGAACATTCAAGAAGATGACCTTCAACAGCTGCAG ctcttcACAGAATATGGTCGTCTGGCAATGGATGAAATTTTCCAAAAACCCTTCCAG ACACTGATGTTCCTGGTTCGAGACTGGAGTTTCCCTTATGAATACAACTATGGATTACAGGGAGGAATGTCATTTTTGGAAAAGCGTCTACAG GTAAAAGAGCATCAGCATGAAGAAATTCAGAATGTCCGGAATCACATCCATTCCTGTTTCTCCAGCGTCTCCTGTTTTCTGCTACCACATCCGGGACTCCAGGTGGCCACAAGCCCTGACTTTGATGGCAAATTGAAAG ACATTGCCAGTGAATTCAAAGAACAGTTACAGACACTGATACTGCATGTATTAAACCCAGCCAACTTAATGGAAAAGGAGATCAATGGCTCAAAAGTCACCTGTCGGGGACTGCTGGAGTATTTTAAG GCATATATTAAAATTTACCAAGGAGAAGATCTCCCTCACCCCAAATCCATGCTTCAG GCCACTGCTGAAGCCAACAATTTAGCAGCTGCAGCCTCTGCCAAAGATGTTTATTACAACAACATGGAAGAG GTTTGTGGGGGAGACAAGCCTTATCTGTCTCCAGACATTCTAGAGGAGAAGCACTGTGAATTCAAACAGCTTGCTCTGGACCATTTTAAGAAGACGAAAAAGATGGGTGGGAAGGATTTCAGCCTTCGTTACcagcaggagctggaggaggagatCAAGGAACTCTATGAGAACTTCTGCAAGCACAACAGTAGCAAGAACGTCTTCAGCACCTTCCGGACCCCCGCAGTGCTCTTCACGGGCATCGTGGCTCTGTACATCGCCTCCGGCCTCACTGGCTTCATTGGTCTTGAGGTGGTGGCCCAGCTGTTCAACTGTATGGTTGGACTGCTGTTAATAGCGCTTCTCACCTGGGGGTACATCAGGTACTCTGGTCAGTATCGTGAGCTGGGCGGTGCTATTGATTCTGGTGCAGCGTATGTATTAGAGCAG GCCACCTCTCACATCGGTAATTCCACTCAGGCTGCTGCAAGGGATGCAGCTGCTGGGAGACCACCCTCGGATAAAAAAGCTCAGTAG